From a region of the Pochonia chlamydosporia 170 chromosome Unknown PCv3seq00015, whole genome shotgun sequence genome:
- a CDS encoding transposase (similar to Metarhizium robertsii ARSEF 23 XP_007825313.2) has translation MDEAGIMEGLGENGLVVGSSGRRCIQKKTPGSRAWTSFIECVSATGCTLPPLVIFKGKSVQQQWFPHDLDYFNDWQFTATKDGWTSDQTAIEWLEKVFIPRTQPSHPSERRLLVLDGHGSHESVDFMYLCYQHKIHLLYLPPYTSHVLQPLDLSVFSPLKHFYRKEVGFLSLLTDLSPVGKQNFIICYQKARRQASSASNIKGGWKASGLWPVSVAKPLLSRLLLENSNKDKNNARKATDEFRTPSSCKSWMSETSQIAWATPKRPKYLKVQVLHFSQLESDMPTKRLLFRKITKGFDEKDSLLAKSQLQIQALEAQLEAARPKRRKKVKTSPNSRFADIKAIQRAQEEIGVAENNEGDKEEPEVSENEENCIVVQID, from the coding sequence ATGGATGAAGCGGGCATCATGGAAGGCTTAGGGGAGAATGGTCTAGTTGTTGGGAGTTCGGGGAGACGCTGTATTCAGAAGAAAACGCCGGGTTCGAGAGCCTGGACATCCTTTATCGAATGCGTGTCGGCTACTGGCTGCACACTGCCGCCTTTGGTTATATTCAAGGGAAAATCTGTTCAGCAACAATGGTTTCCGCACGATTTAGACTATTTCAATGATTGGCAATTCACAGCGACAAAAGACGGCTGGACTTCGGACCAAACTGCGATCGAGTGGCTTGAAAAGGTGTTCATTCCCAGGACCCAGCCATCCCACCCTTCGGAGCGAAGATTGTTAGTATTAGACGGGCATGGAAGCCACGAGTCGGTTGATTTTATGTACCTATGCTATCAGCACAAGATTCATCTACTTTACCTCCCCCCTTATACCTCACATGTCCTGCAACCTCTCGATCTGTCTGTCTTCTCACCTCTCAAGCACTTCTACCGCAAAGAGGTCGGATTTCTGAGCCTCTTGACCGATTTGAGCCCGGTCGGCAAGCAAAACTTTATCATATGCTACCAGAAAGCTCGGAGACAGGCGTCGTCTGCATCAAACATTAAGGGTGGTTGGAAAGCAAGCGGTCTCTGGCCAGTGTCAGTTGCAAAGCCTCTTTTGAGCCGTCTCCTACTGGAGAACAGTAACAAGGATAAGAATAACGCACGAAAAGCTACCGATGAATTTAGAactccttcatcttgcaaATCTTGGATGTCGGAGACATCACAGATCGCATGGGCTACTCCTAAGAGGCCCAAATATCTCAAGGTTCAGGTACTCCATTTCAGCCAACTAGAAAGCGATATGCCTACGAAGCGATTGCTCTTTAGAAAGATTACAAAAgggtttgatgagaaggataGCCTTCTTGCAAAATCCCAATTGCAGATTCAGGCACTAGAAGCACAGCTAGAGGCTGCCAGACCGAAGCGAAGAAAGAAGGTCAAAACTAGCCCAAATTCGAGGTTCGCGGATATCAAAGCAATACAGCGCGCACAAGAGGAAATTGGTGTTGCTGAAAATAATGAAGGAGATAAGGAAGAGCCTGAAGTATctgaaaatgaagaaaactgCATTGTAGTTCAAATTGATTAG
- a CDS encoding DDE superfamily endonuclease: MEGNIQEALRYIEGFPRAKIATVAREFGVPRGPLSYRLEGRTTLSDRPPTHAKLTAPNEKALCRYIDRLHRINLAMRAEFVTDAANTILEERCGPEEALTVGRKWTVRFFKRHEVNIYFQRLSTILIEEGIPLEDIWNMDEIGFRIGIGKDQFIVTKRKRAHYFGIPENRESATAIESISAGGRVIPAFLILSAQMHMAKYLEWLELFNNWPAQGSLGKRRLLIVDDHGSHHTKQSIQYCDDHDIIPFGMPPNLTHILQPLNVMVFQPLKHYHAKALGIMVRDTLVHIGKLEFLSCIGHVRDQAFKESTMRSAFKKTVICPFNPQAVLEILAARQPGSTPSPPSTALQSSPFGTPVTLRQMNKVADKVARVIQEDEILDPDLRCEMSRFIRGSLIGYGADTNEDRLRDEENGRAPCTTT, encoded by the exons ATGGAAGGAAATATCCAGGAGGCCTTGCGGTATATTGAAGGATTTCCTCGTGCCAAAATTGCCACGGTTGCGCGAGAGTTTGGCGTACCACGCGGGCCGCTGAGTTACCGCCTCGAGGGCCGCACCACACTCTCAGATCGCCCACCAACCCACGCAAAGCTTACTGCCCCCAATGAGAAGGCATTATGCCGCTATATCGATCGCCTTCATCGTATCAATCTCGCTATGCGTGCTGAGTTTGTCACTGACGCGGCAAATACAATCTTGGAAGAGCGGTGTGGGCCAGAGGAGGCTCTGACTGTTGGGAGAAAGTGGACTGTTCGCTTTTTCAAGCGTCATGA AGTCAATATTTATTTCCAACGACTCTCTACTATCTTGATTGAGGAGGGGATCCCGCTTGAAGATatctggaatatggatgAGATTGGATTCCGTATTGGGATTGGAAAGGACCAGTTCATTGTCACCAAAAGGAAGAGAGCTCATTATTTCGGTATACCCGAAAATAGAGAGTCTGCCACTGCGATTGAGAGCATCTCTGCAGGAGGGCGTGTGATCCCTGCCTTCCTCATCCTTTCAGCACAGATGCATATGGCTAAGTA TCTCGAGTGGCTTGAGCTCTTCAATAATTGGCCGGCTCAGGGCTCCCTGGGTAAGAGGCGCCTCCTCATTGTGGATGACCACGGTTCCCACCACACCAAGCAGTCCATCCAGTACTGTGATGATCACGATATCATCCCTTTTGGTATGCCTCCAAATCTTACACATATCCTCCAACCCCTTAACGTTATGGTCTTTCAGCCACTGAAGCACTACCATGCAAAAGCTCTGGGTATTATGGTTCGAGATACTCTTGTCCATATTGGGAAGCTTGAGTTCCTTTCTTGTATAGGCCATGTGCGAGACCAGGCATTTAAAGAGAGTACAATGCGCTCTGCATTTAAGAAAACCGTGATATGCCCCTTTAATCCACAGGCAGTCCTCGAAATCTTAGCCGCTCGACAGCCGGGGAGTACTCCCTCTCCTCCATCCACCGCATTACAGTCCTCACCATTTGGTACTCCAGTAACACTCCGTCAAATGAACAAGGTAGCGGATAAGGTTGCCAGAGTAATCCAGGAAGATGAGATTCTTGACCCTGATCTTCGTTGCGAAATGAGTCGCTTCATCAGAGGATCTCTCATTGGCTACGGAGCTGATACAAACGAAGATAGACTTAGGGATGAGGAAAATGGCCGAGCACCTTGCACAACAACGTaa
- a CDS encoding peptidase S1 and S6, chymotrypsin/Hap (similar to Metarhizium acridum CQMa 102 XP_007814829.1) has translation MRSRIWSAGVAALATLWSAQAVIIDEATFKYYGGDVMDVANSIKTHNAELRVSSYETPWLVVGDIGGCTATWLGDNGDWSYVLTAAHCVNYQGIETAVDRTFTASGGRVIASGLGSAYVPPQRIERPPGMGGASTDIAILKLPMRNPILDETGKQVDRPILNDAQDERSRDVIFVGYGTWGVGTNVSGAYWPSEGERRLYGRSRIDSIFELDYGIGASYQPVGPSSFWARVAPGDSGSAWWQVRDDKPVIIATTNGMGVSSSTGARVSKYVDWIKSIYPDALFISAEQSIP, from the coding sequence ATGAGAAGCAGAATCTGGAGCGCCGGAGTAGCCGCGTTGGCGACGTTGTGGTCGGCGCAGGCTGTCATAATCGATGAAGCGACCTTTAAGTACTATGGCGGCGACGTGATGGACGTGGCGAATAGCATTAAGACGCATAATGCAGAGCTTCGCGTGTCCAGCTACGAAACGCCGTGGCTCGTGGTCGGCGACATCGGTGGCTGCACCGCGACATGGCTCGGTGATAATGGTGACTGGAGTTACGTGCTGACGGCCGCACATTGCGTTAACTATCAAGGAATCGAGACGGCCGTGGACAGGACTTTCACAGCGTCCGGGGGGCGCGTTATTGCATCGGGCCTGGGCAGCGCCTATGTGCCGCCGCAGCGTATAGAAAGACCACCGGGGATGGGCGGTGCATCGACTGATATCGCAATCCTGAAGTTGCCCATGCGTAACCCGATACTCGACGAGACTGGTAAGCAGGTCGATCGGCCGATCTTGAACGATGCACAGGACGAGAGAAGCCGCGATGTAATTTTCGTCGGTTACGGAACCTGGGGCGTCGGCACAAATGTCAGCGGGGCGTATTGGCCGTCAGAGGGTGAGCGTCGGCTGTACGGGCGGAGCCGGATTGACAGCATTTTCGAGCTCGATTATGGAATCGGTGCAAGCTACCAACCAGTTGGACCATCGTCATTCTGGGCGCGAGTGGCGCCAGGCGACAGCGGGTCAGCCTGGTGGCAGGTTAGGGACGACAAGCCAGTTATCATTGCAACGACCAATGGCATGGGCGTCTCTTCTTCGACCGGCGCGCGAGTATCAAAGTATGTGGACTGGATCAAGTCTATCTATCCGGATGCGCTGTTCATATCGGCCGAGCAGTCAATTCCTTGA
- a CDS encoding proteasome-activating nucleotidase (similar to Metarhizium acridum CQMa 102 XP_007813048.1) produces MAKVNEHAFELWKRHVCQPRMDSELVALQLLCDTHPGYHITRTEPGTCDLIGYAEAGHATKTLDLVAGYDATRNYKSSGTSTCSIPDCSLPGCLLLDVSPGTLQDEIRFGCWRYSWNEHELMVYEIGYFDLYNTLVKQLYVLAPTGDEVQNGFHKHTDALILAAGAWTKALHEQIYVFDNSTWEKSSSMFRSVQGVSWDDLIQEPAVKDSLLKDVLSFFKSRESYASMEVPWKRGIILHGVPGNGKTLSIKALINSLSTLDPPIPALVVKSFDNECSGPKWAMKDVFSQARAMAPCVLIFEDLDSLVENETRSYFLNEVDGIETNDGILMIGSTNHLGKLDDAITKRPSRFDRKFHFKLPEEPERVAYCRQWANRFADKGTVDFPDELCDVIAKLTDGFSFAYLKELFISSLLTLSHGQITHGNNTDVNNIDVNGADTHNADADNSSANGIAANDASVDNTDANTPDAKGTDADNGADDADTPGVDVTKDEDMATGKNDTRAEKSAEEDKKGEETPAKAKRVMPTVQTPDHLKNNMLLRIVRKEAKVLWDQMDNSVEED; encoded by the coding sequence atggccaaggtcaacGAACATGCGTTCGAGCTCTGGAAGCGACACGTCTGTCAACCTCGTATGGACAGTGAACTGGTAGCCCTTCAACTACTATGTGACACTCATCCTGGCTACCACATCACCCGCACCGAGCCTGGAACTTGTGACTTAATCGGCTATGCTGAGGCGGGCCATGCCACCAAAACGCTGGATCTTGTTGCGGGCTACGATGCTACACGCAATTACAAGTCTAGTGGCACAAGTACCTGCTCAATTCCCGACTGTTCGTTGCCTGGCTGCTTGCTTCTCGACGTCAGTCCCGGTACACTTCAGGATGAGATCCGTTTTGGCTGTTGGAGATACTCCTGGAATGAACACGAGCTTATGGTTTACGAAATTGGCTATTTCGACCTCTACAATACCCTCGTCAAGCAGCTATATGTATTGGCACCAACTGGAGACGAGGTTCAAAATGGGTTCCATAAGCATACCGACGCCTTAATCCTAGCTGCAGGAGCTTGGACCAAGGCCTTGCATGAACAGATCTACGTCTTCGACAATTCGACGTGGGAAAAATCTTCTTCCATGTTCCGAAGTGTGCAAGGCGTCTCATGGGATGATTTGATTCAAGAGCCTGCGGTGAAAGACAGCCTGCTGAAAGACGTactctccttcttcaagtcTCGAGAATCGTACGCATCAATGGAAGTACCCTGGAAGCGAGGCATTATCCTACATGGCGTCCCAGGCAACGGTAAAACTCTCAGTATCAAGGCTCTCATCAACTCTCTTTCGACTCTCGACCCGCCTATTCCCGCTCTTGTTGTGAAGTCATTTGACAACGAGTGCAGCGGGCCAAAATGGGCCATGAAGGACGTGTTCTCACAAGCACGCGCCATGGCACCTTGTGTACTCATATTTGAGGATCTCGACAGTTTGGTCGAAAATGAGACACGTAGTTACTTCCTTAATGAGGTAGACGGTATCGAAACCAACGACGGCATTTTAATGATCGGGTCGACAAACCATCTTGGGAAGCTGGATgacgccatcaccaagcgGCCTAGCCGTTTTGATCGGAAGTTCCATTTCAAGCTCCCCGAGGAGCCGGAGAGGGTTGCCTATTGTCGACAGTGGGCTAACAGGTTTGCCGATAAGGGGACTGTCGACTTTCCAGACGAGCTCTGCGATGTTATTGCGAAGCTGACCGACGGTTTCAGCTTTGCATATCTCAAGGAACTCTTTATCTCCTCGCTGCTGACTCTCAGCCATGGTCAAATCACCCATGGCAACAACACTGATGTGAACAACATTGATGTCAACGGCGCTGATACCCACAACGCTGATGCCGATAACTCGAGTGCTAACGGCATCGCTGCCAATGATGCCAGCGTCGATAACACTGATGCCAACACCCCTGATGCCAAGGGTACCGATGCCGACAACGGCGCTGACGACGCTGATACGCCAGGTGTAGATGTCACCAAAGACGAAGATATGGCCACAGGAAAGAACGATACCAGGGCGGAGAAGAGTGCggaagaagacaagaaggGCGAGGAGACTCCAGCGAAAGCTAAAAGAGTCATGCCAACGGTGCAGACTCCTGACCACCTGAAGAATAATATGCTTCTGAGGATAGTCAGAAAGGAGGCAAAGGTGCTTTGGGACCAGATGGACAACTCTGTAGAAGAGGACTGA
- a CDS encoding snoaL-like domain-containing protein, which translates to MYHYFLKRRLRFVLRKLNAHDYEFIASEFHLNAEHWFAGSHAMSGKRVTHARIVDWYRRLRVVFPGIKFRLHKVFVSGSPWNSKACIEWTDEVYDNTGRPLPNEGVFVISIKWGRVTEFHVYCDTAKIEDNLGILAAQGVSEASAAPIVG; encoded by the coding sequence ATGTATCATTATTTCCTAAAGCGACGGCTTCGTTTCGTGTTGAGAAAGTTGAACGCCCACGACTACGAATTCATCGCTAGCGAATTTCATCTCAATGCCGAGCATTGGTTTGCTGGTTCGCACGCAATGTCTGGCAAGCGTGTTACCCATGCTCGAATCGTCGATTGGTACAGGCGTCTCCGCGTCGTCTTCCCGGGCATCAAGTTTCGCCTGCACAAGGTTTTTGTAAGCGGATCGCCTTGGAATAGCAAGGCATGCATTGAGTGGACAGACGAAGTCTACGACAATACAGGTCGTCCCCTTCCAAATGAAGGGGTGTTCGTCATTTCCATCAAATGGGGACGAGTAACGGAATTCCACGTTTACTGTGACACAGCAAAGATAGAGGATAACCTCGGCATCCTGGCGGCGCAAGGAGTGAGTGAGGCCTCTGCCGCACCCATTGTGGGCTGA
- a CDS encoding alpha-L-fucosidase (similar to Cordyceps militaris CM01 XP_006674583.1), with amino-acid sequence MGLSGFVTTSLVICAARSTVLAGTERTSVAGRSERAVPTVEIFTPALTSKCLEGEGFIQVVEMNVTNMDSSKYLTASHGLTVRVDSNSLDTVIPGVVKRLAPRQSQLVQVGVKNRSGVPAGTQCNAAVVASAGQSESRATANVTGVCGIGNYEASVASLRHHTSPDWFNNAKYGIFIHWGVYSVPAYADTAAGFTAEWYWFWSHYPAKSKMYEHHEKTYGRNFNYDDFISNFTVAAFDPKEWVNLIADAGAQYFVPTTKHHDGFALFNFSSSISRRSSIHYGPKTDIIGKLMAAAKQYQPSLRRGTYFSMPEWYNPASAKYSWDPWRNGYVAFPGGPPKNPYSNQVVPYTGYVEIKDFITDIQLPQMRQLAYEYDTDLMWCDPGGPNNATIFASEWLNWARDHGRQVTFNNRCGGSSGLAGDFDTPEGKTNNEIVARKWESCQTLDPHSWGYNYWTPDGAIHTGEWIVTSLVDIVSKNGNFLLNIGPKHDGSIPDIMQKNLRDAGQWIKAHGESIFGTRYWNTTAGTGSLRYTTTTNAFYIHYIGTPPSTINIVDPVPYLPGDTVTVVGGSKNGSSVPVNWNGIGTLKLNLSSDIISADKYVWTFKIGYSAQ; translated from the exons ATGGGTCTCTCCGGTTTTGTCACCACCTCCCTCGTAATATGTGCTGCTCGCTCCACGGTCTTAGCCGGGACCGAACGAACCTCCGTGGCGGGACGGTCTG AGCGAGCTGTGCCGACAGTCGAAATCTTTACTCCCGCTCTAACCTCGAAATGTCTCGAGGGAGAGGGATTTATCCAAGTGGTTGAGATGAATGTTACGAACATGGATTCCAGCAAATATCTGACCGCGTCACATGGTTTAACGGTTCGTGTCGATTCTAACTCCCTGGATACAGTCATTCCCGGTGTCGTCAAGCGCCTGGCGCCGCGCCAATCCCAGCTAGTCCAGGTTGGAGTTAAAAATCGGTCTGGTGTACCCGCCGGGACTCAATGTAACGCAGCTGTCGTTGCCAGCGCTGGCCAGAGTGAGTCCCGCGCAACGGCAAATGTTACCGGTGTGTGCGGTATTGGGAACTACGAGGCATCTGTCGCCAGTCTCCGCCATCACACGAGTCCTGATTGGTTTAACAATGCTAAATACGGCATCTTCATTCACTGGGGAGTATACTCTGTACCCGCTTATGCTGATACGGCTGCCGGCTTTACGGCTGAATG GTATTGGTTTTGGAGTCATTATCCGGCCAAGTCGAAGATGTACGAGCATCATGAGAAGACATACGGCAGAAACTTCAACTACGATGACTTTATATCCAACTTTACCGTTGCAGCGTTTGATCCGAAGGAATGGGTGAATTTAATCGCTGACGCTGGTGCTCAATACTTTGTGCCGACAACAA AGCACCACGATGGTTTTGCGCTTTTTAACTTCTCCTCGTCCATCAGCCGGCGATCATCGATTCACTATGGACCCAAGACGGATATTATCGGGAAGCTGATGGCTGCTGCGAAACAGTACCAACCAAGTCTTCGCCGAG GAACATACTTCAGCATGCCAGAGTGGTACAATCCTGCTTCCGCTAAATATTCATGGGATCCGTGGCGAAACGGCTATGTTGCCTTCCCAGGTGGACCACCCAAAAATCCCTATTCAAATCAAGTGGTCCCATACACCGGCTATGTGGAGATCAAAGATTTCATTACCGACATTCAACTTCCCCAGATGCGTCAACTTGCGTATGAGTATGACACAGATTTGATGTGGTGTGATCCAGGAGGCCCAAACAATGCCACAATATTTGCCTCGGAGTGGCTGAATTGGGCCCGAGATCACGGCCGACAAGTAACCTTTAACAATCGGTGCGGGGGGTCCAGCGGGTTAGCAGGCGATTTTGATACACCAGA GGGCAAAACGAACAATGAAATTGTGGCGAGAAAGTGGGAGTCGTGTCAAACCTTGGACCCACACTCCTGGGGTTACAATTACTGGACTCCTGATGGTGCAATTCACACTGGAGAGTGGATAGTCACCTCTCTCGTCGACATCGTCAGCAAGAACGGAAATTTCCTGCTCAATATAGGCCCGAAACATGACGGCTCAATTCCTGACATAATGCAGAAGAATCTCCGTGATGCTGGACAGTGGATTAAGGCCCATGGCGAGAGCATCTTCGGCACGCGGTATTGGAACACTACAGCTGGGACCGGCTCCCTGCGGTATACAACGACAACCAATGCTTTCTACATTCACTACATTGGGACTCCACCCAGCACTATCAATATCGTGGACCCTGTACCATATCTGCCCGGGGATACAGTCACGGTCGTTGGCGGCAGCAAGAACGGATCGTCTGTCCCGGTGAACTGGAATGGTATTGGAACTCTCAAGTTGAACTTGAGCAGCGATATCATTTCGGCCGATAAATATGTTTGGACATTCAAGATCGGGTACTCAGCTCAGTGA